The DNA region CGTCCAGATCGCCGGCCTGCCACTGCCAGAGCAGTTCCACCAGACAGTGGTCCTCCTTGGACACGAAAATCGCCAGCTTCTTTTTGCGGCTGAGCTGATAAATATTCCACTGCATGCCGAACTGCCCGGCGATGGCGGCAAAATCCCGCTCCAGCCCGGCGATCCGCCCAGCGAGATTTTCCAGATCAAACTCTATCCGCATAAAAAACATGCCGCCCTCGGGATCCATCGTATACTGGTCCGATTGCACGATGTTCGCCCCGTGCTCATGCAGGAAGCGGGACACCGCCGCCACGATCCCCGGTCCGTCCGGACAGGAAATCAGCATCCGGGCCCGGTTGCTTTCATAAGGTTTCACCGGCCGCCGGCCTGAGTGAATATGCGTTTCCATTGCTCTCCAATCCCCTTGCTCCTAATGATTTATGTCGATTATTTGTGCGCGCTCGCAAACCATGCGACCAGACGCTGGTTGATCTGTTCCTCCGATTGGTCCGGGAACAGGCCCGCTTCGATGACCATATCGAACAGGCGCTCCATAGGTTCGCGCGGATCGGCCTTTTTCGCTTTGGCATCGTTTTTCAGCACCGTCCAGGTGTCCAGCACAAAGCTGCGCGGATGAATTTCCTGTTTGCCGAAAAAGTCCCCCAAACGCTCTACGTCGGTCAGGAACGCGTCACCGAACCGCATCGCCGTATCGCCCCGCAGCAGCGCGATTTCCACCTCATACATCGGACGCTGCGTTTTCGCATCCTTGCCGACCCATGGCGTCTCCAGAATAAACGGCCGTCCCTGCAGCGCCTCATGGTGCACGACCCGGTGGATCGCCTCGAACCCGATCCAGCCTGAACCGATCGGCGTATGCCGGTCTTTTTGCGCGCCGGCCGGATTTTTGCTGTCGTTGATATGCACGACCTCAATCCGGTTCAGTCCGATCGTTTGATCGAATTTGTGCAGAACGCCGTCCAAATCGTTAACGATGTCATATCCGGCATCATGAATATGGCATGTATCCAGACAAATCGTCAAACGTTCGTTATGCTGCACCTTGTCGATGATTTGCGCAATTTCTTCGAAGCTGCGCCCCACTTCCGTCCCTTTGCCGGCCATCGTTTCCAGGGCAATATGCACTTCGGTCTCGTTCGTGCCGTTCAACACTTCATTTAGGCCTTCCGCAATCCGGTTCACGCCATACTCGGCATCCTTGTCCGTAAAAGCGCCGGGATGAAGCACGATATTGCGCACGCCCAGCGCGTGGGTGCGGCGGATCTCCTCCTGCAAAAAATCAACGGCAAGCTGATAAGTGTTCGACTTATATGAACCTAAGTTGATGATGTACGGCGCGTGAACGACGATTTCGCCGATCCCGGCCTGCTCCATCGCCTTTTTGCCTTCTTCAATGTACATCGTATCGATGGGCTTGCGCCGAGTGTTTTGCGGAGCCCCGGTGTATATCATGAACGAACTGGAGCCGTAGGATTCCGCCTCGGCCGTTGCGCTCAGCAGGCCTTTGTCCGAGAACGAAACATGGGAACCGATTTTAAGCATGAACATTTTCCCCCTTTTGGACAGTAAATCGCTAAACAAGCCTATTTTAGCTTGAATGCTGAAATAAATAAAGAAATAAGGTATAATTTCAATTTGAAGTATATTGTAACGTAAAACGCGCAGAAAATCTAAACAAGCGCCTGAGGTGATGAATCAATGCTGCAAATGGGGGTTCAACTATTAACGGCGGAAGGGCCCAATCGCTGGTTTATGAACGGGATTGCGTTTTGGGGATTTGTGCTGCTCGGCATGATGACGATCGGCGGATTTTTCATGTTCCGCAAATTTTTAAAGGTGCTCCCCAAAGCGGACGGCATGTCCAAGCTGGACTGGCAAAATCATTGGGTCGAGAAAAGCCGCCATCTGTGGACCGCCGAAAGTAAAGCCTTTCTCGATCAGCTCGTTGAGCCCGTGCCCGGACCGTTCCGGGACATCGCCAAACATTCCATCGCGGCGGAAATCGGCAAAATCGCCCTTGAGGAAAAAGCTCCCGCGGTCACCCGCGATCACTGCATCAAAGGGTATATCGTAGCCACGCCAAAACGCGACAATAAATTTCTGGTCCGGTTTCTGGAACAGAACCAGATCGATTACCAGCCATACCGGCATCTGTTAAATAAATAATCGCAACGCGAAAAACATCCGGCACATGAATTAGCTATTCAGACAGCCGGATGTTTCTTATAAGGAGGCGTAAGGATGAAGATCGCGGTTTTCGGCGGCACGGGTTTTATCGGCCGGGCCTTAACCGCTTATTGGCTTGAGCGGGGGCACCAAGTGCTTATCGTCAGCCGTGAAAAAGGCGGCGGCAATCCTATGCAGTCAAAGCCCGATGATCAGGCCGCCTTACACCCATCCCTCCCCAGCTATGTCACCTGGAGTGAGCTCGAAAAGGACGTCTCTCCGCTCGAAGGAACGGACGCCTTCGTCAATCTGGCGGGGACAACGCTCAACACGCGCTGGTCCGAGCGCAATAAACGGCGGATTTTGGAGTCCAGATTAACTGCGACGAGGATGATCGCACGTTTCGCGCGGGCGCTCCCCCACCCGCCGGAAGTGATTCTGCAAGCTTCGGCCGTGGGAATTTACGGCACCTCCTTAACCAAGGAGTTTGACGAGTTTTCCCCGCTCGCCCCGGAGCGTGCCGATTTTTTGTCCGAGGTTACCACTGCCTGGGAGGCCGCCGCGGACAAAGGGTTTTCCGGGCAACGTCTGGTCAAGCTGCGCATCGGCGTGGTGCTGGGCAATGACGGGGGCGCTTATCCGCTTATGCGCCTTCCCTGCTTGCTGGGGGCCGGCGGACCCATTGGAAGCGGACGGCAGTGGGTGCCGTGGATTCACCTCAAGGATATCGTTTCGCTATTCGATTACGTCCTGACCCATCCGGACATCCGCGGCCCGGTAAACGCCGTCAGCCCGAATCCGGTAACGAATGAACAATTCGGCCGGATTTTATGCCGCGTCTACCGGCGCCCGTTTTGGCTCCCGCTGCCGTCCGCAATGCTCAAAACGCTGCTCGGCGAGCGGTCGATGCTCCTGTTGGAGGGGCAAAAGGCGCTCCCCGCAGCGGCTTTGCGCGCCGGGTTCACCTTTGCTTATCCCGAACTGGAACAAGCGGCCGCTCACTTGCACGATGAAAAATAAAGGCAGCAAAGCCCAGAACCCGATAGCTCGGAGATTCTGGGCTTTTTTAGGAACGCATTGCCCGCGTTTTTGTGGAGGTCGGTCGCGGAAATAGCGGTAAAAAAGGTCCTTATCTTCAGCAAGAAAAGGATTTAAATAGAAATAGAGGAGTTTTTTACTCCTATTTTTAGAAGATGAGGGTAATAAGGCGCCTTATCCAAGCATGTTCCCTAAATAAAGCCAAAAAGTTCCGCTATTTTAGGGCACGAGGGGGGAAATCTCAAAATAGCGCCACAAATTACCTCTACCTCAGAGAAGAAGCTTCCCATCCCCATACCATACTTTCCTGTACGCCTAAAATATCGATTTGCGCATCCCGCTCCCTCTCAAATCAGACCTTTTCTTCAGCTATACTCTCGACTTTGAAAGCAAATACAGGAAGTAAGGAGCCCCGATCACCGCAACGACGATACCGGTCGGAATTTCATGAGGCTGAAACACCCAGCGTCCCAGCGTGTCGCCGACGATAACGAGCAACCCCCCGGCCAGCGCGGAGGCCGGAAGCAAATACTCGTGTTTCGGCCCGACCAATCTTCTCGCCAAATGCGGCGCAATGAGGCCGACGAACGAGATGCCGCCCCCGACGGCGACGCAGGAGCCGGTTAGCCCGACTGCGGCGGCCAGCAGGCCGAACCGCGAGCGCTCCAGCGGCGCGCCCAGCCCCGTCGCCGTTTGGTCTCCCAAGTTCATTACGTTTAGCGCGCGCGCTTTTGTAAATACATAAGGTATCAAAACAACGATCCACGGAATCAAGGCAAGCACGAATTTCCAAGACGTCCCCCAAATATTCCCTACCAGCCAAATTTGCAGGTTTTGAAAATTTTCCGGCCGCAGGCGCAATTGCAATACGATCATCGCGGCGTTAATTCCCGCCGCAACCGCAATGCCGACCAGCACCATACGAATGGGAAGCAACCCGTAATTTTTCTTGAACGACAATACGTAAATAAGCGCAGCCGCCAACGCCGATCCCAAAAACGCCAGCAAAGGCATCAAAAACACGGGGGCATCGGAAGTCGTCGGATAAAACGAAATAAACAAAGTGACGGCGAGCCCTGCCCCGGCATTAATCCCCAGCACGCCGGGATCGGCCAACGGGTTGCGCGAAATTCCTTGAAAAATGCAGCCGGCAACCGCCATTCCCATGCCGATTAGGACGGAATTGACGATCCGCGGCAGGCGGAATTGGAATAAGGCCAGTTCCTGTTTATCCGTCCCCATGCCGAACAGCGTTTTGAACACGTCAACCGGAGAGAGACGAAAATAGCCGGTATTCATGCTAAAAATGAACACGCCGACGATCAGCAAAGCAAAAATGATCATAACGATATACGCTCTGCGGGATCTTTGCTGCAGATGCAGCGGATAATTCCCCTTGTTCATTCCAATCCCCCCTTCTGCTTCATAGCCAGATAGAGGAAGAAAGGAACCCCGATCACGGCGATCAACGCCCCGATCGGCGTCTCATGCGGAGGATGGACCATCCGCGCCAAAATATCGGCAAACACCAACAACAAACCGCCTAGGAGCGCGGAGGAAGGAATCACCCACCGATAGTCGACGCCCACCAGAAACCGGGCGACGTGAGGAATCATCAAACCGACGAAACCGATCGCCCCAACGATCGACACGGCGCTGCCGGCAAGGACGAGCACGATGAGCATCCCGGCGATTTTGATCGTTCCCGTTTTTTGACCCAGCCCTGTGGCTACCTCTTCCCCGAGGCTGAGCAGCGTAATGGATTTGGACAGGAGCACAGCGGCGATAAGCCCGGCACCGATCCAAGGCGACACCAGTTTAATCTGCAGCCAGGTGGAGCCGGAAATAGCCCCTGCATACCAGAACGCAAGGTCTTGTCCTATCCTGAAATAAAGCGCGATCCCTTCGCTGATGGCGGTCAGCAGCATGCTGACCGCGGCCCCGGCCAAGGTAAGCCGGACGGGCGACAAGCCGCCTTTGGACAGGGAACCGACGCCGAACACCAGTCCGGCTCCCAGTCCGGCTCCAATGAATGAATAGAACATCATCACCAAAAACGGCGTCCCCGGCAGCAACGCAAAACAGACGGCCAGCGCCAAACCGGCCCCCGCATTAAGTCCGAGCAAACCGGAATCGGCCATCGGATTCCGCGTCATGCCCTGCATTATAGCCCCCGCTACGGCGAGCGCCGCTCCGATCAAGGCGGCCGCAATCGCCCTCGGCAGACGCAGCTCCATAATGATTTGATGCTGCGTCAGTTCCGGCTGAAAATGAAATACCGCGTTCCAAACCGTTCCCAGTCCGATGTCCGCGGCTCCGACCGAAATCGAAAGGCAAACGGCAAAAACTAGCAGCGCCGCTCCGCCAATGAGTACAATTGTTGCCGCAAGCGGGCGAGAGCGGAATTGCGGCTTGGAAGATTGTGTGACTGCCGACATATGCTGAACCATCCCTTAAACAAAATTTATTGCCTATGCAACCGATGAAACCCGTTAAGTCACGTAATTGAGAATCATTCTCGTTAATTATAACTGCTTTTGGACGGATAATCTACGGGTAGCACAAATTTTAAAAAGGAGGTTCGTTGAACCAGGGTACAATCCTTGGTACCCGATACACGCTGCAAATAAACTTAAAGCATTTCCTTGCCAAACTTGAAGGATACCTCCGCCAACGAAAAAACATCCCCGGTTTCGAGTTTATATTCTTTATAGGGAGCAATGAGTTCTCCCTTAAAACGCGTTCCGTTTCGGGACCCCAGATCCTTGAGGCAGCATTTCCCCGGGGTCACCATTACTTCAACATGAGCGCGGGATACGCCCGGCGTTCGCTCCACGTACTGGGCCATCTCCTCGGAGCGGCCGATCACAAAGCTCCCCGGCTTTAAGGTTATCCGTTCCGGGCTTACTCCGTCACCGCTAAACCTTTCCAAATAATACCGGGGTTCGATTGCGTGCTTCGACTCGCCGGAAAGCATCGGCTTGTTCAAAAGCATCGTTGCCGGTTGGCCGGCGCCACCGCTTGAAGCCTCCCATGAGGATGCCCCTCCATAGGCAGGCGAAAAATGCTCCTGCCCGGTTCCGGACATCGCTAATTCCACAGCCTCCCCCCCGTTCCCCGTACCCGCTTCGGACTCAGATCGGTTGACTTGAAGAAACGGCGAATCTCCAAAAATGTCTTCGGGAAAGGTGCCGTTTCGATCATATGCGGGAATGGCATCGGGCTGCTCACCGATTGCGTTTTCACGCTGCTTTGCCCCGCTTGCGGATTGCAGAACGGGCAGCTTTCCGCTGAAAATGAGGTAGGCTGCCCCGGCCAATAGAAACGTTGCCGCGAAGCAAATGTAAAGGCCGATGTTCCATGGCCGGTCCAGGTATAGAAACTTCCAGCACAGCGCGTCCAGCAGGACGGCCCCCAAAATGCAGGATGTCGGCGTTATCCTAACTTTGGGCCCGGCTTCCTCCTCCTCCAAGCCGGGCCACTGTTCCCGCCCGGGATTCACCGTAGCAGCCTTTGGGATCTCCGGCGCATATCCGGAGAAGAGACCGTCCGGCAAGTACTCTTTGATCACCGTATGCGATGATTTCAACTCAGCCGGCGCATTCTGGCGGGCCATATTTAAACGGTCCGGCTTCAAGCGCTCCTCCCTCCGCAGCGGCGTCCGGCTCTTCCTCGCGTTCTCTGAAGCGGCAGCGGCTACGGCGGCAGCAGGCCCAGCAGCTTGCGCCTGTTTCCCTTGGTTTGGGCCGGCTTGCTGCGGCTTGAACCGAAGCGGTTCTTCCGGGAACGCTGGATTCCCTTCAGCCTGCTCCGCAGCGGTCAACAGCTCCAGCAGCATTTTTTTCAACCGGGGTAAGGAAAAATGCTCCTCGCTGCCGCAAAAAGAGATGATCTGCTGTATCCCGTTTCCCTCCACCCGGCTCACGCTAACAAGCATCCGGGTGATCAAAGCCAGCAGCGCTTGAGATAGCGGGACAACGGCCAGAGTATCGTTCAAAGGCAAATAAGCAAAGTAAAAAACTCCGCAGGGTAAGGGCTCCTCCACAAAAATATGCTCCTCGTCGAGCAAAACATTGGCGGGAGATAACATGTATTTTTTGCAATCGTCCAGCACGGCAACCACCTGAAGCAGCAAACCGTAAAATTCGGACATGCCGATTTTGTCGCTCTTCAGACAGTGTGAAAGCATTTTTTTGCCGGTGATATCATAATGCAGGCTTACCTCGAAATCCACCTCGCGAATATCCAGCCGCAGCAAATTGGGCACCGAAACCGCGGCCAGCATATTCCTTTGGACCCGGCTCAACTCTTCCGAGCGCAGCCCCTCCTCGGCCTTTAAAAGCATGTAGATTCCGCCGTTCCTGACAAAATCGGTCTGAAGCTGCTTCCGCATGAATCAGGCACCTCCTTTTTCAAATGCATAGTCCCCTTCACTGATAACAAAACGAAAGGATCGCCCCGGGCAGCACCGCCAGCATAAACGGAAACTGCAGCTGCCCCTTGGCCGCGGACTGAATAGGCGTAGTGCTGCGGAAAATGACCGCTCCCCATACGCCCCTGACGACCCGCCGCAGCCGAAACAGCGTCTCCCGCCGGCACAACAAAATGAAAAGCCCGATACACCCGGCGGCCAAAATCGAATACATCATAACGGATAACGTAAAACTAATGCCCGTCCACGCCCCAATTCCGGCAAACAGCTTAACGTCACCTCCGCCGACGGCCTTCAGCAGATACAGGATAAACATCAGACCGAATCCAACCGCCGCGCCTTTAAAAGCATCCCCTATTCCGTTCCACGCCCCGGTCAAGGCGTGAAACAAAAATCCGCTCGCCAAACCCGTCAGGGTAATCCAGTTAGGGATTTTCATCGTTCGGATATCCGTTACGAAAGCCGCTGTCAGCATCAAAAAACAACCCCAATATTCCCATGGCATCCATTTGCGCCCCCTTCACATTATTTGGGACTGGTTACCTCAAACTCCATCGCCGTCCGCAACCCGTCTTCCGTTTCCACAACAAACGTCCACGTTCCCGGCGTCGTGTTTCCCCCGACCAGCCAATTCCATTCCACGATGCCTTCGCCGTCCGCCGTAGTTTCTCCCAAATATTTAGCTTGGCTGACGCCGCTCTTGTAAAAGACGGTCAACTTGGCCGTCTGCCCCGCCCCTATCTTCGCCTTCACCGTCGCCCGATGCCCGGCGTAAGCCGGATCCGGCTTGGACAGAATGACCGGAGCTCGTCCCTGGCCGTCGCCCCCGGCTTCCCCCGATTCCAGTTCCCCGGTATCGCCGATCCAAATGCGTTCCTCGGCCCGCGATTGAAGCACGACGCGGTTTGATGTAAACGGTACTTTAATCGGAAGCTCATAGCTGATTTCCAGCCCGAAATATGGCCGCTTTCCCGTTTTTAAGTCGGGCACGGTAACGCGGCTTACATGCAAACGCTTTTCGGTTAACAGCGTTCCTTCAAGAAACGGCAGAAGCAGCGGTTTAACCGCGGGATCAAGGACGCTTTCCGCAACGCCTGTTTTGATATGCTGCAGCGGCTCGTCCCCCTTCTCCGCGGCATCCATTACCCAATCGGAGATCGGTTCAGGCAAAACGCCGGCATATTGCTTGGCCCATTCGCTCACAGAAAGGCTTGGCATTTTCCAGTTAAAAGAAGATCCTTCGCCTGGCGATTCGTCCTCGCCCCCGGCATTTCCCGCAGATTCGCCTGAGCCGGCCGACACCGCCAAAGCAACGGGGTATATATGGGCGGAAACCTGCCTGACGGCATTGGATGCGACCGTATTCAGCTGGCTGGACAACAGCGTCATATGTACCATATAAATAAACCAGAACAGCACCATCACAAAAACGGGCATAACCAGTGCGGCTTCCAGGACAATGCTTCCTCGCGCCAAGCCACTTTTCCGGCCAGCAACTTGTCGTTCATCAATATGAGAAGTCCGCTTGTTTCTCGGCATAATACCGGCTTCCTTCCACATTTCCTTTCAGTACGCCCGCCACTCCCAACGCTCTGGCAACCCCCGGCAAAAACCACAGCGGCATCGATACCGAAACTCTCCCGCTCGTATAGGTCGCCCGCTCACCCGTGTCAATCCCCGTGTTCATCCGGATTACTGCGAGCATGCGCGACAATCTGTTCTCGCTTCTTCCATGCAACAGCAAAAAAATCCGTAAATGATCCCTGTAGGTAAGATCAACTTTGATGTACTCGCTCAGCTGTATTTTACCTTCGCGCGTTAAGGCAAGCATGTCCGACAGCGCATGTTCCGCGCCGTACAGCAACGCGGCGGCCAGAACCAGCAGAGGATGGCCCTTTGATGCGTTTTTGATGAATCCCTCCATCGTCCGGATTGCCAGACGCATCGCAAAGATTTCTCCGTAAGCGGCGGCGATATTGCCTACCGGATTGTGAAAGCCGTATAAAATATATTCGGCCTCCTGCCGCTCAGGCGCAAACTGATCGCCCAGCGCATTCAGTTTGTCCGTGCCGGAGCTCCCCTGCAGCAGCTCATTCAGCGCACTTAAATCCAAGCAACGGAAATAGCTGGCGATGTATTCGGTTTGAAAAGCGTTGTCCGTCATTCCGCCCATTAGTCCGGATAACCCCCCGAATAAGCCGTCCATGTCCGTCATCGCCGAATCCCCCGCCCGATAGGGATCGTTATCGATCGCGGCGCCCGCCGCCTCATCCCCGCCCGATGCAGCCTGGTTTATGTCCCGGTTCGCTTCATAATCCGCTTTTAATTGATTAAAGCGCTCTTGCTGGGCCTTCAGCTTGTTGCCAAACTGCTTAATTCGCGCGAGTAGACCAGTTGCTTCTTTCAGCTTGGCCCTGGCCGTCTTCTCCGCCGACTTGCGCTCCTTATCGCTCCCTCGATGCGATTCCAGCAGCTGCATATTGGCCTCCAAAACATTCGCCGCTCCCCGGTCCAC from Paenibacillus macerans includes:
- a CDS encoding TadE/TadG family type IV pilus assembly protein, producing MARGSIVLEAALVMPVFVMVLFWFIYMVHMTLLSSQLNTVASNAVRQVSAHIYPVALAVSAGSGESAGNAGGEDESPGEGSSFNWKMPSLSVSEWAKQYAGVLPEPISDWVMDAAEKGDEPLQHIKTGVAESVLDPAVKPLLLPFLEGTLLTEKRLHVSRVTVPDLKTGKRPYFGLEISYELPIKVPFTSNRVVLQSRAEERIWIGDTGELESGEAGGDGQGRAPVILSKPDPAYAGHRATVKAKIGAGQTAKLTVFYKSGVSQAKYLGETTADGEGIVEWNWLVGGNTTPGTWTFVVETEDGLRTAMEFEVTSPK
- a CDS encoding FecCD family ABC transporter permease produces the protein MVQHMSAVTQSSKPQFRSRPLAATIVLIGGAALLVFAVCLSISVGAADIGLGTVWNAVFHFQPELTQHQIIMELRLPRAIAAALIGAALAVAGAIMQGMTRNPMADSGLLGLNAGAGLALAVCFALLPGTPFLVMMFYSFIGAGLGAGLVFGVGSLSKGGLSPVRLTLAGAAVSMLLTAISEGIALYFRIGQDLAFWYAGAISGSTWLQIKLVSPWIGAGLIAAVLLSKSITLLSLGEEVATGLGQKTGTIKIAGMLIVLVLAGSAVSIVGAIGFVGLMIPHVARFLVGVDYRWVIPSSALLGGLLLVFADILARMVHPPHETPIGALIAVIGVPFFLYLAMKQKGGLE
- a CDS encoding A24 family peptidase, with translation MPWEYWGCFLMLTAAFVTDIRTMKIPNWITLTGLASGFLFHALTGAWNGIGDAFKGAAVGFGLMFILYLLKAVGGGDVKLFAGIGAWTGISFTLSVMMYSILAAGCIGLFILLCRRETLFRLRRVVRGVWGAVIFRSTTPIQSAAKGQLQFPFMLAVLPGAILSFCYQ
- a CDS encoding FecCD family ABC transporter permease — translated: MNKGNYPLHLQQRSRRAYIVMIIFALLIVGVFIFSMNTGYFRLSPVDVFKTLFGMGTDKQELALFQFRLPRIVNSVLIGMGMAVAGCIFQGISRNPLADPGVLGINAGAGLAVTLFISFYPTTSDAPVFLMPLLAFLGSALAAALIYVLSFKKNYGLLPIRMVLVGIAVAAGINAAMIVLQLRLRPENFQNLQIWLVGNIWGTSWKFVLALIPWIVVLIPYVFTKARALNVMNLGDQTATGLGAPLERSRFGLLAAAVGLTGSCVAVGGGISFVGLIAPHLARRLVGPKHEYLLPASALAGGLLVIVGDTLGRWVFQPHEIPTGIVVAVIGAPYFLYLLSKSRV
- a CDS encoding DUF6382 domain-containing protein, whose translation is MRKQLQTDFVRNGGIYMLLKAEEGLRSEELSRVQRNMLAAVSVPNLLRLDIREVDFEVSLHYDITGKKMLSHCLKSDKIGMSEFYGLLLQVVAVLDDCKKYMLSPANVLLDEEHIFVEEPLPCGVFYFAYLPLNDTLAVVPLSQALLALITRMLVSVSRVEGNGIQQIISFCGSEEHFSLPRLKKMLLELLTAAEQAEGNPAFPEEPLRFKPQQAGPNQGKQAQAAGPAAAVAAAASENARKSRTPLRREERLKPDRLNMARQNAPAELKSSHTVIKEYLPDGLFSGYAPEIPKAATVNPGREQWPGLEEEEAGPKVRITPTSCILGAVLLDALCWKFLYLDRPWNIGLYICFAATFLLAGAAYLIFSGKLPVLQSASGAKQRENAIGEQPDAIPAYDRNGTFPEDIFGDSPFLQVNRSESEAGTGNGGEAVELAMSGTGQEHFSPAYGGASSWEASSGGAGQPATMLLNKPMLSGESKHAIEPRYYLERFSGDGVSPERITLKPGSFVIGRSEEMAQYVERTPGVSRAHVEVMVTPGKCCLKDLGSRNGTRFKGELIAPYKEYKLETGDVFSLAEVSFKFGKEML
- a CDS encoding DUF2621 domain-containing protein, encoding MLQMGVQLLTAEGPNRWFMNGIAFWGFVLLGMMTIGGFFMFRKFLKVLPKADGMSKLDWQNHWVEKSRHLWTAESKAFLDQLVEPVPGPFRDIAKHSIAAEIGKIALEEKAPAVTRDHCIKGYIVATPKRDNKFLVRFLEQNQIDYQPYRHLLNK
- a CDS encoding TIGR01777 family oxidoreductase; translated protein: MKIAVFGGTGFIGRALTAYWLERGHQVLIVSREKGGGNPMQSKPDDQAALHPSLPSYVTWSELEKDVSPLEGTDAFVNLAGTTLNTRWSERNKRRILESRLTATRMIARFARALPHPPEVILQASAVGIYGTSLTKEFDEFSPLAPERADFLSEVTTAWEAAADKGFSGQRLVKLRIGVVLGNDGGAYPLMRLPCLLGAGGPIGSGRQWVPWIHLKDIVSLFDYVLTHPDIRGPVNAVSPNPVTNEQFGRILCRVYRRPFWLPLPSAMLKTLLGERSMLLLEGQKALPAAALRAGFTFAYPELEQAAAHLHDEK
- a CDS encoding deoxyribonuclease IV, which gives rise to MLKIGSHVSFSDKGLLSATAEAESYGSSSFMIYTGAPQNTRRKPIDTMYIEEGKKAMEQAGIGEIVVHAPYIINLGSYKSNTYQLAVDFLQEEIRRTHALGVRNIVLHPGAFTDKDAEYGVNRIAEGLNEVLNGTNETEVHIALETMAGKGTEVGRSFEEIAQIIDKVQHNERLTICLDTCHIHDAGYDIVNDLDGVLHKFDQTIGLNRIEVVHINDSKNPAGAQKDRHTPIGSGWIGFEAIHRVVHHEALQGRPFILETPWVGKDAKTQRPMYEVEIALLRGDTAMRFGDAFLTDVERLGDFFGKQEIHPRSFVLDTWTVLKNDAKAKKADPREPMERLFDMVIEAGLFPDQSEEQINQRLVAWFASAHK